A window of the Dunckerocampus dactyliophorus isolate RoL2022-P2 chromosome 19, RoL_Ddac_1.1, whole genome shotgun sequence genome harbors these coding sequences:
- the LOC129172255 gene encoding cytochrome P450 2K1-like, with translation MELVDVFVPLSFSSALGGLLVLLLIYVVSSSASSSQESRKEPPGPRPLPLLGNLLQLDLRRPHWTLTEMSKKYGPVFTFHMGPNKVVVLAGYKTVKEALVTYAEDFGEREPLTTTKESKLEYGVIWSNGDSWKEMRRFALTNLRDFGMGKKACEDKIIEESQHLMEVFTNHKGEAFDNNQIINYAVSNIICSLVFGSRFRYDDPVFVAMVHRASKGIQLLGAPTMQLYNIFPWLGKWFFSVREELRSLGAAKRKMAMELVQGLKETLNPHASRGLVDAFLIRQQHQEESGDLGHFHNSNLMMTVSNLFAAGTETTSTTLRWGLLLMAKYPKIQEQVRQELNSVIGDRQVQVEDRKNLPFTDAVIHETQRVGNIVPMALPHRTSRDVTFQGHFIKKGTTVHPLLMSVLYDEDEWEKPHSFHPAHFLDKDGNFFKRDAFMPFSAGRRVCLGESLAKMELFIFFTTLIQHFRFTPPPGVSEDQLDLTPRLGGTLSPMPHKLCAVSCMRG, from the exons ATGGAGCTTGTGGACGTTTTTGTCCCGCTGAGTTTCAGCTCGGCGCTCGGTGgtctgctggtgctgctgctgatcTATGTCGTCTCCTCTTCAGCTTCCAGCTCGCAGGAGTCCCGCAAGGAGCCTCCAGGGCCCAGGCCGCTCCCCTTGCTGGGGAACCTGCTCCAGCTGGACCTCCGTAGACCACATTGGACCCTCACGGAG ATGTCCAAGAAGTACGGACCAGTCTTCACCTTCCACATGGGGCCCAACAAGGTGGTGGTCCTGGCTGGCTACAAGACAGTGAAGGAGGCACTGGTCACGTACGCCGAAGACTTTGGAGAGAGAGAACCTCTGACCACCACCAAGGAGTCCAAGCTGGAGTAtg GTGTCATATGGAGCAACGGTGACTCATGGAAGGAGATGAGACGCTTCGCTTTGACCAACCTGAGAGACTTTGGAATGGGCAAGAAGGCGTGTGAGGACAAGATCATTGAGGAAAGCCAACACCTCATGGAGGTCTTCACCAACCACAAAG GGGAAGCGTTCGACAACAACCAGATCATCAACTACGCTGTGTCCAACATCATCTGCTCTCTGGTGTTTGGCAGCAGGTTCCGCTACGACGACCCCGTCTTTGTTGCCATGGTGCACCGCGCCAGCAAGGGCATCCAGCTTTTGGGAGCTCCAACCATGCAG TTGTACAACATATTCCCGTGGTTAGGAAAGTGGTTCTTCTCAGTGAGAGAGGAGCTCCGCAGTCTGGGAGCCGCCAAACGCAAGATGGCCATGGAGCTGGTCCAGGGCCTGAAGGAGACGCTCAACCCACACGCCAGCAGAGGCCTAGTGGACGCCTTCCTTATTCGCCAGCAGCATCAGGAG GAGTCCGGGGACTTGGGTCACTTCCACAATTCAAACCTGATGATGACAGTGTCCAACCTGTTTGCTGCTGGCACAGAAACCACCTCAACCACACTCAGATGGGGACTTCTTCTCATGGCCAAGTACCCAAAGATACAAG AACAGGTCCGTCAGGAGTTGAACAGCGTGATCGGGGATCGACAGGTCcaggtggaggacaggaagaacCTGCCCTTCACGGACGCTGTCATCCACGAGACCCAGAGGGTGGGCAACATCGTCCCCATGGCGCTTCCTCACAGGACCAGTCGGGATGTCACCTTCCAGGGTCACTTCATCAAGAAG GGGACGACGGTGCATCCTCTCCTCATGTCCGTCCTCTACGACGAGGACGAGTGGGAGAAGCCGCACTCCTTCCATCCCGCCCACTTCCTGGACAAAGACGGGAACTTCTTCAAGCGAGATGCCTTCATGCCTTTCTCTGCAG GTCGCAGGGTCTGTCTGGGAGAAAGTCTGGCCAAAATGGAGCTTTTCATCTTCTTCACCACACTCATACAGCACTTCCGCTTCACCCCTCCCCCGGGGGTCTCAGAGGACCAACTGGACCTGACCCCGCGACTGGGCGGCACCCTCAGCCCCATGCCCCACAAACTGTGTGCTGTCTCGTGCATGCGAGGTTAG